CACCAACATTCGAGGCAGCTTTAAATGCACCACCATCAACTGTCCCAATGGCTATATAAACGATCAGGATCAAAAAAAGTATGATAAAAAAACTGGCCGATAGATACCCCCGACATTCCATAATCATATATGTTTCTGATCAGAACTTAAacccgagtcgatctagccacaTCGCTCATCCGTccgattaaaataaattatcgtACAGAATACacagatcaagaatatgtcTGTTTTCGGAAACCCTTCCCCCAAATTAGACGGATAACTACACGATTTTGTATAATTATCAAGCCCTTTAAGCCttaaaaaactttaaacaaCATCTTAGTTATCCAAGAACCCATATATCATATTCAGAACCCATTTATCAtagaaatgtatttaattatcGAATTTTGATGGCCTGGACCGACGCTTTCTATTGATTTATGACgttcaatttaatattcaattcaatACATTTCTGCTATTTTCAGCCGATGCCGACAAACTAATAACTTTTGTGAGGGAGATGAATGTTACACAAAACCATCAGCATACACATAcaattttataacatttgtGTCGAAACTAATGATCCCACCAGATGGTCGCACAATATTTACACTACGAGGACCCATTTGGTATGACGACATTGATTTTGAATTGAGTGTTGTTCGAGTTCAAGCGGCCCCCAATGTTGAAAGAGCTTCGGAGATTTATTTTGAGTAAGTAACATACCTACTAATAATATTATGCATAGGATATTTTAGAGCTCTTGTAGACTTATGCGTCAGAAGGTATATAACAAACAATAATAGTCTatactatatgatatacaaaGCTTTTATTAAATACGAGTACAGTTTTTTTTGATGACATCTACAGAATCTCAATTGATAATAATGAAAACTAATattgtaataaaatattttcgatCTTATTTAACAGCACATTGAAGAGCAACAATCAGGTAAATCTTGTATTAAAAAAGGCACTGGAAGGACCTCAAGATGTTGAACTTGATCTGAGTATGACGGTGTTTACAAATGGAATGCCCCGCGGGAAAAGCGTTGCCaaattgtttctgtttgtgtCCCAATACACATACTAAAGTAAATTGTGTTACATTTTTCGGTTTGTAATAATATGTAAGGCcgtaaaatgtttttaccCAATTACATGATTCATTCGAAAACATTAGTAAATATTAGtcgattttaattgcaaattataatttaaatgaacTGGCGAGATCAAGTtacaaatcaatcaattacTTATTTTGATAATGtgtatattataatttattggaaATTTTACAGCCGATATGCGTAAATTGTTTATGATTTAGGTAAgtaattaagtaaataaattgataGTTACTAAAAATACGGATAAAATTGACCAAGTTAAAACCAAAGCTAACCATGCATTTGATTGAAATGGGCTTTGGAAATGATTGATAATCCCACTTCCCAAAAGTTCACAACATGTTTTTCGAGAGAAATAAACTAGGAAAACGGGGATCACATATTGTATCCCGACCCCAGCATAGCTGCCCGTAAATGCCACTAGAGTAGAAAGATTTTCGGTAAAATATGTCACACAAAATGGTGGAAGAATCGCAAGCAGGGGAAAAAGTATACGGATAAATATACTATATGAATCATATCGGGACATGTCCAAAAACAAGGTTTgaagattatttttaagtgTAATAGCTATAAGCGGAAAACTGGTAGATAATGTGAAGACCGGAAACAGCGACAGGAAATAATcaatgacaacaaaaaaagttgATAAAAAACTATTATAACCGACCTGATATGGTAGAAAATTCAATGTGTAAAGATCTTCTACGtgcttgaatgcaaaaatGCCAGTCATTGCTAGTACTATGTAAAATGTACAAATAACAATATAATCGTATGAAAGAATTTTAGCCACCACTGACTTGTTTCTGAGAGGTTCCAATAAGCTGGGCAGTGAATGGTGGCACATGAACGAGTAGACACAGGCCCCAAATAACGATGGAATGCCGTAAAAATTGATGGCAACAGGCCTACCTCTGGCCCCATCCATGACGAGCATCTTCAGGGCAATGCAGATCATCAACGCGAACgctgaaaatcaaaaaaatattgtatttatttgagCAAGCCAATCGGATAAATCCTTACCCAAGCAACGAAAAAGAGCCGTAAGTATTTGTAAATACTTTGTTTTCTGAATACTGAGCACTGCGAGTGGCCCGAAAATAAGTGTGAACCCAATTAAAATGATTCTGTACATGATTAGCCGCGATATGGTATGATCTTGCCAGCACGCTCGTTCATTCGTTTCGTTACCTTCAAAATTACCAAGATATTGCATCCAATTCGTGATATCCGAAGTGTTTGAATGTTCATGTTCACTGCAAAGATAATTCATTGTATGAGCATTCGTAgacatacatttataaatttgcgATAATTCACATGAAATAAttgataaatgaaatatataaagaatagGCAACTGGATCGGCTAGCGATAATTGTggcaattattatattaattgttatattatattaataaaatcttTTACGGAGACGACTCGCTTTTGCCAGCATTTTGAATGgttatagggtatatataaatcatatatgtatatagggATATGATTTTGCAATCTTACCATATAACGTCGCGCAGACTTTTGGCCACCACGGCAGAGTATATGCTCAGGTCTCCATACAGGTAAATGATAAAGCACAGGTAAAACAAGATGCGTccaaaatcattaaaaaatattgttgccaTTTCGCCCAACTCAAATTTGTGCGTCAATTGGTAATAATGAAATTCCATATTTTGTATAGTCAGAGGAGTCGTTTCGCTTGCTGCTGCATTGAAAAATCGTTCATTGTCTTCATCTTCATTTGAACTGCGTCGATGCCGCAGAACTTGAAGGCTTTGCCAGTTTTTTATCGCATTTGCGCCAGCCATGGATTCGATGACAAAGGTTACTGTGATATAGCTTATAATGGCTAGCAATATTATAACTACAAGGCTGAGGCACCATCCTGCTTTGGAAAATACTCCTGGAAGAGTTAGCGCTCCAGTTCCGACAATAagattgaatataaaaatgaagcCAACCTGCAATAAGTGTCAAAATAAAGCAACcccaattaaaaatgtatataaatgtttgtgCGTAATTTTAATGTTGTTATGGATGGGAAGATGGGTGTGTGCCTTTataacatgcatacatatgttacTATTATATACGAACAACGTTTGTTATAGGAACTCAAAATAATGCGCAGTTACCAGATTTGAATAGGAAACTGTATCAACAGGTAAGGAACTAATTCTTCCTCCAGGCATTTCTTTATATTCCTTTGTTGTGCAAACATATAACACAATGTGACCACTTCTTCGAAGTTGGAAAATGCAGAAAAATACTAATTAATACTGTTTTGAAACCAACAggtaaattaaatatgaaagAATCAATGCTAATGCCACACACTATTAtagatattattattagttgCACAGTTTAACGACTaattattctatatatatacacaactaAATAAGTAGGCACGATATCTCGAGCTTACATATACAATTACAgttgttttatttcattctAAAGGATAACAAAACTATTATTACGAATCGAAAGGTAGTTTTAAAGTGAAGTCTGTTTGGAAAGTGTGGCCAGACGTTTCATTAGATTGTTGATCCGCTCTTCTTTTACCAAGATGAGGCTTTGAAGTAACTTAACTTTATGGCGCACTGAgctaatatatttttgcttctTGTGTTTCTCCTGAATCAATTGCTTATACACAGTATATGGCACATTCTTGGGGTCCTCTGCAGGCCCCTTATCATTCTCCAGCAACTGCACTGGCATTTGATCCGAGGTGTTAGCTGCCAAACTATTTCTAACCCTCTGAATGTCTTCCTGGGTTGCCACCGTCATCAGAGGAAGTATTTGTGGTTGGAATTTTAGTTTGAGTCCATCTCGCTCCGTGCACATCAAATGATAGAGCAGCGATTCCGCGGCGGTTCGTCTGGCCGAGGCAAGCTGCTCTAGATCGTTACGGGACAATTTAAAACCCAATTTTCGCAGGACTTTCAAATTAAACATCTTCCAGTTTTCCAACTTTAATGCAAGGCTACTGTGCGAGCTAAAATTGTACATGTCTACCAGCTTTGCATTGAGTTTCCTAAAGAGTCGAGCGACGGTCACAACATCGGATAGATCGCGACGTGTGCGATTGTCAAGCTTGATCTGCTTATGGATCATCCAATCATCCAGCTGTTGTAGCTCCTTGGCATTTAATGTtcgacaaaatggcataaTTTGTAGTGCTATCGCAGTCCTTTTCTTTacagaaaaatagaaaaatctGAAACGTAAAATTTGGCACGACAAACAAAGCTCTCTACTATTTCCGATGTACAATGATTACTAAAATACTTACAATTTATAATTAGAAAATGCCAGACTACGTTTACGTCCCTTAACGTAATCCAAAAGAAGTAAACGACTTTTACATGTTAACGGAAAAGGACTCGTATTAATTAACTTTGGACCTTTCTACTGTAAGACAATCAATTTCTTTGTGTGATCTGGATTTTCTTTTGAATTTTCTAAGATTAAtcaatatgtttaatattttaacaattGGTAAACATCACTTATTCattacaatttaatatattctcttaacttaaaatataagttataattgaaaattattgtTGTTCCGCCCAATCGTTATTTAATCGAATATCCGCACAATTATTTACATCACAATCATCGACAAATTCGACGTGCGTAAATGGAAAATGGCCCTTGCGTCCATTTAGCTCCCCTTCCCATTGGCCATTTATATTGGTTTTGGTGACTTTGATTATGTCTCCAACTTCCAGTTTTAGCGCGGTTTTGTCATATGCATTAGGCACGCGCGACTGTTTAACACGGGCTCGAGCTGGCAACTTGCGCTGGATAAAAAGATTTGatcatatatttaaatagataAGTTATTGATCAATAACATACGTTCAAGTCTGTCCTTTTCAATGTACTAAACTGGCTGGATGATACGGAAGGGGAGTCGACATTGGAAATGGCAGAGGAAATAGTTGAACGTGCAATGCAAGAACTGCTGTTTAAATTAGCCAAATGCTCAATACCATCCTCCTCCATAGAGTCGTCGTACTATAAAGAAACAACATAAActcataaaaataatgatCAAATAAGGGTATCTTCGACACGCCGAAGATGTTTTAACAGTGAATAgtgaaaacagaatatttttcAAGTAGAGGAGCGAGGAGCTGTATCTGAAATTTGTGAATCTACAagctaatatatatgtatatatataatatatatgctcaatccttatcaattgcttggaaacgaggCAATTAAAGTCAACTAGCACTAGGACATACgttcaaaatttcaagtgtCGTGCTCCAGTATATTCTGAGATTTATGTGTTCATTCCGGACATAAGTAAATGCTAAccaagaatttatatacattatggATTAGTTCAATCTTGTATTTTAAGAGTATCACATTTTCCAGATGATCCATGACCGGGTGGAAAATGGAGGCCCAAGGTTGAATGGACCAAAACTAGTTTTATCCGATCCATTTtcttatattataaataataaatgatacAATAGTAAATAAGAGTATCAATATTTAATATCTTTCTTAAATAACCTTTGACTGGGATGTAAAAACTTACTCGTTGAACATAGGGAACAGGTATTTGTCCAACTAGGCCAGTGGAATTGCGGGCAGTCCACCATTGGTCTTCATCTTTTCGGATTATCGTGAGAACCTCACCTCTTTGAAACGGTAAATCGTCTTGATCCTAAATATAAagcataaatttttaaataagtttttgttgcgttta
The Drosophila virilis strain 15010-1051.87 chromosome 6, Dvir_AGI_RSII-ME, whole genome shotgun sequence DNA segment above includes these coding regions:
- the LOC6636263 gene encoding transmembrane protein 104 homolog isoform X1, whose protein sequence is MPGGRISSLPVDTVSYSNLVGFIFIFNLIVGTGALTLPGVFSKAGWCLSLVVIILLAIISYITVTFVIESMAGANAIKNWQSLQVLRHRRSSNEDEDNERFFNAAASETTPLTIQNMEFHYYQLTHKFELGEMATIFFNDFGRILFYLCFIIYLYGDLSIYSAVVAKSLRDVICEHEHSNTSDITNWMQYLGNFEGNETNERACWQDHTISRLIMYRIILIGFTLIFGPLAVLSIQKTKYLQILTALFRCLAFALMICIALKMLVMDGARGRPVAINFYGIPSLFGACVYSFMCHHSLPSLLEPLRNKSVVAKILSYDYIVICTFYIVLAMTGIFAFKHVEDLYTLNFLPYQVGYNSFLSTFFVVIDYFLSLFPVFTLSTSFPLIAITLKNNLQTLFLDMSRYDSYSIFIRILFPLLAILPPFCVTYFTENLSTLVAFTGSYAGVGIQYVIPVFLVYFSRKTCCELLGSGIINHFQSPFQSNAWLALVLTWSILSVFLVTINLFT
- the LOC6636263 gene encoding transmembrane protein 104 homolog isoform X2, whose product is MPGGRISSLPVDTVSYSNLVGFIFIFNLIVGTGALTLPGVFSKAGWCLSLVVIILLAIISYITVTFVIESMAGANAIKNWQSLQVLRHRRSSNEDEDNERFFNAAASETTPLTIQNMEFHYYQLTHKFELGEMATIFFNDFGRILFYLCFIIYLYGDLSIYSAVVAKSLRDVICEHEHSNTSDITNWMQYLGNFEGNETNERACWQDHTISRLIMYRIILIGFTLIFGPLAVLSIQKTKYLQILTALFRCLAFALMICIALKMLVMDGARGRPVAINFYGIPSLFGACVYSFMCHHSLPSLLEPLRNKCDCPG
- the LOC6636264 gene encoding sperm flagellar protein 1: MPFCRTLNAKELQQLDDWMIHKQIKLDNRTRRDLSDVVTVARLFRKLNAKLVDMYNFSSHSSLALKLENWKMFNLKVLRKLGFKLSRNDLEQLASARRTAAESLLYHLMCTERDGLKLKFQPQILPLMTVATQEDIQRVRNSLAANTSDQMPVQLLENDKGPAEDPKNVPYTVYKQLIQEKHKKQKYISSVRHKVKLLQSLILVKEERINNLMKRLATLSKQTSL
- the Crk gene encoding adapter molecule Crk isoform X1, which codes for MDTFDVSDRSSWYFGSMSRQDATEVLMNERERGVFLVRDSNSIEGDYVLCVREDTKVSNYIINKVQQQDQIVYRIGDQSFENLPKLLTFYTLHYLDTTPLKRPAQKKLEKVIGKFDFVGSDQDDLPFQRGEVLTIIRKDEDQWWTARNSTGLVGQIPVPYVQRYDDSMEEDGIEHLANLNSSSCIARSTISSAISNVDSPSVSSSQFSTLKRTDLNRKLPARARVKQSRVPNAYDKTALKLEVGDIIKVTKTNINGQWEGELNGRKGHFPFTHVEFVDDCDVNNCADIRLNNDWAEQQ